The following are encoded in a window of Massilia sp. R2A-15 genomic DNA:
- a CDS encoding lipid-transfer protein — protein MRKVFVTGVGMIPFAKPGASAPYDQMGALAARQALDDAGVAYEDIEQAYAGYVYGDSTSGQKALYQVGMTGIPIVNVNNNCSTGSTALFLARQAIASGAAECVLVLGFEQMSPGALASVFADRPSPFDPFDAVTDKLVGMPEIPLALRYFGGAGLAHMEKYGTPLSAFAKIRAKASRHAVNNPLALFRKEVTTQDVLDAPMIWPGVMTRLMACAPTCGAAAAVLVSEDFARKRGLKTDVYIAAQAMTTDRPSTFESDDMMRVVGYDMSREAAARVYAEAGVGPEDLDVVELHDCFAHNELITYEALGLCPEGGADKFISEGDNTYGGKVVTNPSGGLLSKGHPLGATGLAQCYELTHQLRGTAQARQVDGARVALQHNLGLGGACVVTMYRAA, from the coding sequence ATGAGGAAAGTATTCGTCACCGGCGTGGGCATGATCCCGTTCGCCAAGCCGGGCGCCAGCGCGCCGTACGACCAGATGGGCGCCCTGGCCGCGCGCCAGGCATTGGATGACGCCGGCGTCGCCTACGAGGACATCGAGCAGGCTTACGCCGGCTACGTCTACGGCGACTCGACCAGCGGCCAGAAGGCGCTGTACCAGGTCGGCATGACCGGCATCCCGATCGTCAACGTCAACAACAACTGCTCGACCGGCTCGACCGCGCTGTTCCTGGCGCGCCAGGCCATTGCCAGCGGCGCCGCGGAGTGCGTGCTGGTGCTCGGCTTCGAGCAGATGAGCCCGGGCGCGCTCGCCTCGGTGTTCGCCGACCGTCCCAGCCCCTTCGATCCGTTCGACGCCGTCACCGACAAGCTGGTCGGCATGCCGGAGATCCCGCTGGCGCTGCGCTACTTCGGCGGCGCCGGCCTGGCGCACATGGAAAAGTACGGCACGCCGCTGTCCGCGTTCGCCAAGATCCGCGCCAAGGCCAGCCGCCACGCCGTGAACAATCCGCTGGCGCTGTTCCGCAAGGAGGTCACCACCCAGGACGTGCTGGACGCGCCAATGATCTGGCCCGGCGTGATGACGCGCCTGATGGCCTGCGCGCCAACTTGCGGCGCCGCCGCCGCGGTGCTGGTGTCGGAAGACTTCGCGCGCAAGCGTGGCCTGAAAACCGACGTCTACATCGCCGCCCAGGCCATGACCACCGACCGCCCCAGCACCTTCGAATCGGACGACATGATGCGCGTGGTCGGCTACGACATGAGCCGCGAGGCGGCGGCCAGGGTGTATGCCGAAGCGGGCGTCGGCCCGGAAGACCTCGACGTCGTCGAGCTGCACGACTGCTTCGCCCACAACGAGTTGATCACCTACGAGGCGCTGGGCCTGTGCCCGGAAGGCGGCGCCGACAAGTTCATCAGCGAGGGCGACAACACCTACGGCGGCAAGGTGGTGACCAATCCGTCCGGCGGTCTGCTGTCGAAAGGCCACCCGCTCGGCGCCACCGGCCTGGCGCAGTGCTACGAACTGACCCACCAGCTGCGCGGCACCGCGCAGGCGCGCCAGGTCGACGGCGCCCGCGTCGCGCTGCAGCACAACCTGGGCCTGGGCGGCGCCTGCGTCGTGACGATGTACCGGGCCGCATGA
- a CDS encoding TetR/AcrR family transcriptional regulator: MPSTLASVPKAKTSVTTEKGLGRAHEILQAARALLAADGYAGLSMRRVAAEVGISLSNVQHYYQSKDVLLEALLLYTMDVFQAKMDSISAEMVSATRAEQFLSTIDMFLEEITDPVTHAIFFEIWALASRNAFASALMARMLARERKAIFNLIRPLNPAISDDETMQRAILMVAQVEGLMLFRLDKHARRDEFLAVRASVRKVLLMLATAP; encoded by the coding sequence ATGCCATCGACTCTCGCCAGCGTCCCGAAAGCCAAGACTTCGGTCACCACCGAAAAGGGGCTGGGCCGCGCGCACGAGATATTGCAGGCGGCGCGCGCGCTGCTGGCGGCCGACGGCTACGCCGGCCTGTCGATGCGGCGCGTGGCGGCCGAAGTGGGCATCAGCCTGTCGAACGTCCAGCACTACTACCAGAGCAAGGACGTGCTGCTCGAAGCGCTGCTGCTGTACACGATGGATGTGTTCCAGGCGAAGATGGACAGCATCTCGGCCGAGATGGTCAGTGCGACGCGCGCCGAACAGTTCCTGTCGACGATCGACATGTTCCTGGAAGAGATTACCGATCCGGTGACGCACGCGATCTTCTTCGAGATCTGGGCGCTGGCGTCGAGGAATGCGTTTGCGTCGGCGCTGATGGCGCGCATGCTGGCGCGCGAGCGCAAGGCGATCTTCAACCTGATCCGCCCGCTCAATCCCGCCATTTCCGACGACGAGACCATGCAGCGCGCGATCCTGATGGTGGCGCAGGTCGAAGGGTTGATGCTGTTCCGGCTGGACAAGCACGCGCGCCGCGACGAATTCCTGGCGGTGCGCGCGTCGGTGCGCAAGGTGCTGCTGATGCTGGCCACGGCGCCCTAG
- a CDS encoding DUF1697 domain-containing protein, with amino-acid sequence MSARGGPGIALLRGINVGRAKRIAMADLRALFEELGFTDVRTVLNSGNVVFGGGKFAPGKAAAAIEAALVQRLGVASRVTVLGAAELQAVVDGNPLLGQATDHARLVAFILAGADQRKLLEPLARQDWAPGALAIGERAAYVWCPTGVLDSAAAAAVSGALGDATTSRNWNTLRKLRELCAPAP; translated from the coding sequence TTGAGCGCGCGCGGCGGTCCCGGCATCGCGCTGCTGCGCGGAATCAACGTCGGCCGCGCCAAGCGCATCGCGATGGCCGACCTGCGCGCCTTGTTCGAGGAGCTGGGGTTCACGGACGTGCGCACCGTGCTCAACAGCGGCAACGTCGTCTTCGGCGGCGGCAAGTTCGCGCCGGGCAAGGCCGCGGCGGCGATCGAGGCGGCGCTGGTGCAGCGCCTGGGCGTCGCCTCGCGCGTCACGGTGCTCGGCGCCGCCGAGCTGCAGGCGGTGGTCGACGGCAATCCGCTGCTCGGCCAGGCCACCGACCATGCGCGGCTGGTGGCGTTCATCCTGGCCGGCGCCGATCAGCGCAAGCTGCTCGAACCGCTGGCGCGCCAGGACTGGGCGCCGGGCGCGCTGGCGATCGGCGAGCGCGCCGCCTATGTCTGGTGTCCGACCGGCGTGCTCGACAGCGCCGCGGCCGCCGCGGTGTCCGGGGCGCTGGGCGACGCCACCACGTCGCGCAACTGGAATACCTTGCGCAAATTGCGGGAGCTGTGCGCGCCCGCGCCTTGA
- the gstA gene encoding glutathione transferase GstA has product MKLYFAPGACSLSPHIALQESGLPYTTEKVDLRSKKTASGADYLEVNPRGYVPALQLDNGQVLTEGPAIVQYIAHQAKDKQLVPAFGSDDHYHLLERLNFISAEIHKGFTPLFNPASTDEAKEQARANLTKRFGQAEKLLNGHDYLVGDKFSVADGYLFTILNWTKKVGPDLADMPNLQAFHARIGARPAVQQAMRDEGLLG; this is encoded by the coding sequence ATGAAACTGTACTTCGCTCCTGGCGCCTGCTCCCTTTCGCCGCACATCGCCCTGCAGGAATCCGGTCTCCCGTACACCACGGAAAAGGTCGACCTGCGCAGCAAGAAAACCGCCAGCGGCGCCGATTACCTCGAGGTCAATCCGCGCGGCTATGTGCCGGCCCTGCAGCTCGACAACGGCCAGGTGCTGACCGAAGGTCCCGCGATCGTCCAGTACATCGCCCATCAGGCCAAGGACAAGCAGCTCGTGCCGGCCTTCGGCAGTGACGACCACTACCACCTGCTCGAGCGCCTCAACTTCATCAGCGCCGAAATTCACAAGGGATTCACGCCGCTGTTCAACCCGGCCTCGACCGACGAGGCCAAGGAACAGGCGCGCGCCAACCTGACCAAGCGCTTCGGCCAGGCCGAGAAGTTGCTCAATGGGCACGACTACCTGGTCGGCGACAAGTTCAGCGTCGCGGACGGCTACCTGTTTACCATCCTCAACTGGACCAAGAAGGTCGGGCCGGACCTCGCCGACATGCCGAACCTGCAAGCCTTCCACGCCCGCATCGGCGCGCGTCCCGCAGTCCAGCAGGCGATGCGCGACGAGGGCTTGCTCGGTTGA
- a CDS encoding sensor histidine kinase, producing the protein MFSIQSRLQLLFVLIVTLVLTISGTYAQYSLGKELEASYQRLRDGVLTRLQISLPSALWDLDKAKVDTILDAEMLPPEVVSIRVYDSAVGLFAGKQRGASGAVVPAGGSAPQGTPVEAGLEFRDASSSGTSIRPVPVGKVVVTFSRAQIDAALASELTRRVVEVLLLDVILVVALSLSLRVVFRPLQGLRDGLFELATRGGGEVGELPEDRRDELGEVIRGFNQIQRRLKSTIVRIREAEDAARTSARQTAQALADLRQTQESLLQAERLASLGGLVAGVAHEINTPVGIALTSASVLKDATDQMQAAVAGEGLKKSVVLRYLDTAAESARLIMNNAHRAAHLIHSFKQIAVDQTSEARRRFALMEYVEEIVTSLQPKLKTIRIDMKLDGPSDIMLDSYPGAFAQVITNLVLNCAEHAFGADQEGRIEISARQLGETVEIALADNGRGIAPDALDRIFEPFFTTRRGQGGTGLGLNIVYNLVAKQFGGTITARSTPGLGTEFTLRIPRVAPQAVPAE; encoded by the coding sequence ATGTTCAGTATTCAAAGCCGGCTGCAACTGTTGTTCGTGCTGATCGTCACGCTGGTGCTGACCATCTCCGGCACCTACGCCCAGTATTCGCTCGGCAAGGAACTGGAGGCGAGCTACCAGCGGCTGCGCGACGGTGTGCTGACGCGCCTGCAGATCAGCCTGCCGTCGGCGCTGTGGGACCTCGACAAGGCCAAGGTCGACACCATCCTCGACGCCGAAATGCTGCCGCCGGAAGTGGTGTCGATCCGGGTCTACGACAGCGCCGTCGGCCTGTTCGCCGGCAAGCAGCGCGGCGCCAGCGGCGCGGTGGTGCCGGCCGGCGGCAGCGCGCCGCAGGGCACGCCGGTCGAGGCCGGCCTCGAGTTTCGCGACGCCAGCTCGTCCGGCACGAGCATCCGCCCGGTGCCGGTTGGTAAGGTCGTGGTGACCTTCAGCCGCGCCCAGATCGACGCCGCGCTGGCCTCCGAACTCACGCGCCGGGTGGTCGAGGTGCTGCTGCTCGACGTTATCCTGGTCGTCGCCCTGTCGCTTTCGCTGCGCGTGGTGTTCCGGCCGCTGCAGGGCTTGCGCGACGGCCTGTTCGAACTGGCCACGCGCGGCGGCGGCGAAGTCGGGGAGCTGCCGGAAGACCGGCGCGACGAACTGGGCGAGGTGATCCGCGGCTTCAACCAGATCCAGCGCCGCCTGAAGTCCACCATCGTGCGCATCCGAGAAGCCGAGGACGCTGCCCGCACCTCGGCGCGCCAGACCGCGCAGGCGCTGGCCGACCTGCGCCAGACCCAGGAGTCGCTGCTGCAGGCCGAGCGCCTGGCCTCGCTGGGCGGGCTGGTGGCCGGCGTCGCCCACGAAATCAATACGCCGGTGGGCATCGCGCTCACCAGCGCCTCGGTGCTCAAGGACGCCACCGACCAGATGCAGGCGGCCGTGGCCGGCGAAGGGCTGAAGAAATCGGTGGTGCTGCGCTACCTCGACACCGCGGCCGAAAGCGCGCGCCTGATCATGAACAACGCCCACCGGGCGGCGCACCTGATCCACAGCTTCAAGCAGATCGCGGTGGACCAGACCAGCGAGGCGCGGCGCCGCTTCGCCCTGATGGAGTACGTCGAGGAAATCGTCACCAGCCTGCAGCCGAAGCTCAAGACCATCCGCATCGACATGAAGCTCGACGGCCCGTCCGACATCATGCTCGACAGCTACCCCGGCGCCTTTGCCCAGGTGATCACCAACCTGGTGCTCAATTGCGCCGAGCACGCCTTCGGCGCCGACCAGGAGGGGCGCATCGAGATCAGCGCGCGCCAGCTCGGCGAGACGGTCGAGATCGCGCTGGCCGACAACGGCAGGGGCATCGCGCCGGACGCGCTCGACCGCATTTTCGAGCCCTTCTTCACCACCCGGCGCGGGCAGGGCGGCACCGGCCTGGGCCTGAACATCGTCTACAACCTGGTGGCCAAGCAATTCGGCGGCACGATCACGGCGCGCAGCACGCCCGGCCTGGGCACCGAATTTACCCTGCGCATTCCGCGCGTGGCGCCGCAGGCTGTCCCGGCCGAGTAG
- a CDS encoding acyl-CoA dehydrogenase family protein: protein MMDLTSPWMTPELDGFRDAVRRFVDSEIVPHAERFRKQQHVDRDLWRKGGEMGILLADIPDEYGGSGGSFAHQCVVFEELAHAGDMAFGIHVHAIVAHYILNQGTEAQKRQYLPRLATGEMVGAIAMSEPGAGSDLKGIRTTAVAGQDGYRVNGSKTFISNGYLADLILVVVKTDPAAGARGVSLLLLETKDNPGFRVGRILEKVGQKGQDTCELFFDDAHVAPDNVLGGVEGQGFAQLMTELPYERTILGVSGVAAIERALRLTIEHTRERKAFGQALIDMQNTRFVLAEIKTEATIARIFIDRCIEDMIAGRMDAVQASMAKYWISDLQCKVIDQCVQLFGGYGYMLEYPIAQMYVDARVQRIYGGANEIMKEIIARSL, encoded by the coding sequence ATGATGGACCTCACCTCACCCTGGATGACGCCGGAGCTCGATGGCTTTCGCGACGCCGTGCGCCGTTTCGTGGACAGCGAAATCGTCCCGCACGCAGAACGGTTTCGCAAGCAGCAGCACGTGGACCGCGACCTGTGGCGCAAGGGCGGCGAGATGGGCATCCTGCTGGCCGACATCCCTGATGAATACGGCGGCTCGGGCGGCAGCTTCGCGCACCAGTGCGTGGTGTTCGAGGAGCTGGCCCACGCCGGCGACATGGCGTTCGGCATCCACGTGCATGCGATCGTCGCCCACTACATCCTGAACCAGGGTACCGAAGCGCAGAAGCGCCAGTACCTGCCGCGGCTGGCGACCGGCGAGATGGTCGGCGCGATCGCGATGTCCGAACCGGGCGCCGGCTCCGACCTGAAAGGCATCCGCACCACCGCCGTCGCGGGGCAGGACGGCTACCGCGTCAACGGCTCGAAGACCTTCATCTCCAACGGCTACCTGGCCGACCTGATCCTGGTCGTGGTCAAGACCGACCCCGCTGCCGGCGCGCGCGGCGTGTCGCTGCTGCTGCTCGAAACGAAGGACAACCCGGGATTCCGGGTCGGCCGCATCCTCGAAAAGGTCGGGCAAAAAGGCCAGGACACTTGCGAGCTGTTCTTTGACGACGCTCACGTGGCGCCCGACAATGTGCTCGGCGGCGTGGAAGGGCAGGGCTTCGCGCAGCTGATGACCGAGCTGCCGTACGAGCGCACCATCCTCGGCGTGTCCGGCGTGGCCGCGATCGAGCGCGCGCTGCGCCTGACGATAGAGCACACGCGCGAACGCAAGGCCTTCGGCCAGGCGCTGATCGACATGCAGAACACCCGCTTCGTGCTGGCCGAGATCAAGACCGAGGCGACCATCGCGCGCATCTTCATCGACCGCTGCATCGAAGACATGATCGCCGGCCGAATGGATGCGGTGCAGGCGTCGATGGCCAAATACTGGATCTCCGACCTGCAGTGCAAGGTGATCGACCAGTGCGTGCAGCTGTTCGGCGGCTATGGCTACATGCTCGAATACCCGATCGCCCAGATGTATGTGGACGCGCGCGTGCAGCGCATTTACGGCGGCGCCAACGAGATCATGAAAGAGATCATCGCCCGTTCACTGTAA
- a CDS encoding AAA family ATPase yields MPYLAKLQIAFKNVYVRLAAVLLIASLVWLAVVRADVAQDPSPVVQSQNISEITELAARKDQLDYLLVAKPLSESPRYIFKFKGASELHVVKVPSTSHLSLEREVLLKNAIPYSIAKEDYLASHKAVLLDEGENSATAEATAFLKRHALDILVICFIIYALKFGIPGMGMNASVISPDKLKGSMDDLIGMEDIKQEVLHLEDMIRNRAEYKSHNIDKPFNVMLTGPAGTGKTKLVGYLAKKLNVPLIQASGSALESGFVGGGSKALNALYRKACAKGSCIIFLDEAQTLFMPRGRGEKKWEDDTANTLLGLLDGVKSDKGAGVIWVVASNFDDASSEMDEAMLRRFSVKINFRLPNKTERSELLKSFLSRKKDGLVDWSDLDLNQVAEMTANLSPALLETVVERASMISIQEKTIINTDLMFRAFERATLGLTDRATTAEKHKQRERVALHELGHFFMQIDPYLRQGMSLEEVKEKSHLLKISTESVSKIGALGYVLQSGDDVSLRTLEELEQDVIQLYGGVAAEELFYGARGISVGSQNDIEKATKMLNLMVNRLSMYSRSKIDYTQLGQDQHGEHSVRQVEEKSDELYSYTLGAIRDYKAVIESIKDTLLDQYVLSKDAVFALLEERHDMLMAHLSGPRGASLKLCGDGAAV; encoded by the coding sequence ATGCCATATCTTGCCAAATTACAGATCGCCTTCAAGAACGTGTACGTGCGCCTCGCCGCCGTGCTGCTGATTGCCTCGCTCGTCTGGCTGGCGGTCGTGCGCGCCGACGTCGCCCAGGACCCGAGCCCGGTCGTCCAGTCGCAGAACATTTCGGAGATCACCGAACTGGCCGCGCGCAAGGACCAGCTCGACTACCTGCTGGTGGCCAAGCCGCTGTCGGAGTCGCCGCGATACATCTTCAAGTTCAAGGGCGCCAGCGAACTGCACGTGGTCAAAGTGCCGTCCACCTCGCACCTGAGCCTGGAGCGCGAAGTGCTGCTCAAGAACGCCATTCCCTATTCGATCGCCAAGGAAGACTACCTGGCCTCGCACAAGGCCGTGCTGCTCGACGAAGGCGAAAACAGCGCCACCGCCGAGGCGACCGCTTTTCTGAAGCGCCACGCGCTCGACATCCTGGTGATCTGTTTCATCATCTACGCCCTCAAGTTCGGCATTCCGGGCATGGGCATGAACGCGTCCGTCATTTCGCCCGACAAGCTCAAGGGCAGCATGGACGACCTGATCGGCATGGAAGACATCAAGCAGGAAGTGCTGCACCTGGAAGACATGATCCGCAACCGCGCCGAGTACAAGTCGCACAACATCGACAAGCCGTTCAACGTGATGCTGACCGGCCCCGCCGGCACCGGCAAGACCAAGCTGGTCGGCTACCTGGCCAAGAAGCTCAATGTGCCGCTGATCCAGGCGTCGGGCTCGGCGCTGGAATCGGGTTTCGTCGGCGGCGGCTCGAAGGCGCTCAATGCGCTGTACCGCAAGGCCTGCGCCAAGGGCAGCTGCATCATCTTCCTCGATGAGGCGCAGACCCTGTTCATGCCGCGCGGCCGCGGCGAGAAGAAGTGGGAAGACGACACCGCCAACACGCTGCTTGGCCTGCTCGATGGCGTCAAGAGCGACAAGGGCGCCGGCGTGATCTGGGTGGTGGCATCGAACTTCGATGATGCCTCGTCCGAGATGGACGAAGCGATGCTGCGCCGTTTCTCGGTGAAGATCAACTTCCGCCTGCCGAACAAGACCGAGCGCAGCGAACTGCTCAAGAGCTTCCTGTCGCGTAAAAAAGATGGCCTGGTCGACTGGAGCGACCTCGATCTGAACCAGGTGGCCGAGATGACGGCGAACCTCAGCCCGGCGCTGCTGGAGACGGTGGTCGAGCGCGCGAGCATGATCTCGATCCAGGAAAAGACGATCATCAACACCGACCTGATGTTCCGCGCTTTCGAGCGCGCCACGCTGGGCCTGACCGACCGCGCCACCACGGCCGAAAAGCACAAGCAGCGCGAGCGCGTGGCGCTGCACGAGCTGGGCCACTTCTTCATGCAGATCGATCCGTATCTGCGCCAGGGCATGTCGCTGGAAGAAGTGAAGGAGAAATCGCACCTGCTCAAGATCAGCACCGAGTCGGTGTCGAAGATCGGCGCGCTCGGCTACGTGCTGCAGTCGGGCGACGACGTGTCGCTGCGCACGCTCGAAGAACTCGAGCAGGACGTGATCCAGCTGTACGGCGGCGTCGCGGCCGAAGAACTGTTCTACGGCGCGCGCGGCATTTCGGTCGGCAGCCAGAACGACATCGAGAAGGCCACCAAGATGCTCAACCTGATGGTGAATCGCCTGTCGATGTACTCGCGCTCGAAGATCGACTACACGCAGCTGGGCCAGGACCAGCACGGCGAGCATTCGGTACGCCAGGTCGAAGAGAAGTCCGATGAGCTGTACAGCTACACGCTGGGCGCGATCCGCGATTACAAGGCCGTGATCGAATCGATCAAGGACACGCTGCTGGACCAGTACGTGCTGTCGAAGGACGCCGTGTTCGCGCTGCTCGAAGAGCGCCACGACATGCTGATGGCGCACCTGTCCGGCCCGCGTGGCGCCAGCCTGAAACTGTGCGGCGACGGCGCCGCGGTGTAA
- a CDS encoding HDOD domain-containing protein has protein sequence MSLLALDDVVARLEDLPSLPAVVMELLSAIDQEDVDISVLAKKVSHDQALTAKTLRLANSSAYGLQVKVTTIQQALTFLGFQTTRNLITAAAVTGCFAQGQCAGFNDKAFWRHSIGTAACARVLARRMRFNPDYAFTAGLLHDIGRLVLVSTYPERYAEAIAWRAERDCELLDAERAVLGVDHVAAGVALAGHWNFSDTMKQAIGQHHDPEAPGAGFLATIIHVANAIVHALDIAGEEDDLVPPVSAVAWNALGLNEEAYLHVFRETELQFEEISAVLMA, from the coding sequence ATGAGCCTGCTTGCCCTCGACGACGTGGTCGCGCGCCTGGAGGACCTGCCCTCGCTGCCCGCGGTGGTGATGGAGCTGCTCTCCGCGATCGACCAGGAAGACGTCGATATCTCGGTGCTGGCGAAAAAGGTGTCGCACGACCAGGCGCTGACGGCCAAGACGCTGCGCCTGGCCAACTCGTCGGCTTACGGCCTGCAGGTGAAGGTCACCACGATCCAGCAGGCCCTGACCTTCCTCGGCTTCCAGACCACGCGCAACCTGATCACCGCCGCGGCCGTGACCGGCTGTTTCGCCCAGGGCCAGTGCGCCGGCTTCAACGACAAGGCATTCTGGCGCCATTCGATCGGCACCGCCGCCTGCGCGCGCGTGCTGGCGCGGCGCATGCGCTTCAACCCGGATTACGCCTTCACGGCCGGACTGCTGCACGACATCGGACGCCTGGTGCTGGTCAGTACCTATCCGGAGCGCTATGCCGAGGCGATCGCCTGGCGCGCGGAGCGGGACTGCGAACTGCTCGATGCGGAACGCGCGGTGCTGGGCGTGGACCATGTCGCGGCGGGGGTCGCGCTGGCCGGGCACTGGAATTTTTCGGACACGATGAAGCAGGCGATCGGCCAGCACCACGATCCGGAGGCGCCGGGCGCGGGATTTTTGGCCACCATCATCCATGTGGCCAACGCGATCGTCCATGCGCTCGACATCGCGGGCGAGGAAGACGACCTGGTGCCGCCCGTGTCGGCGGTCGCGTGGAATGCCCTTGGCCTCAACGAGGAAGCCTACCTGCATGTGTTCCGCGAAACCGAACTGCAGTTCGAGGAAATTTCCGCCGTCCTGATGGCTTGA
- the miaB gene encoding tRNA (N6-isopentenyl adenosine(37)-C2)-methylthiotransferase MiaB, producing the protein MQKKVFIKTFGCQMNEYDSDKMADVLGASDGLVRTDTPEDADVILLNTCSVREKAQEKVFSDLGRLRELKRDKPGLLIGVGGCVASQEGEAIVKRAPYVDMVFGPQTLHRLPQMMRERRASGASQVDISFPEIEKFDHLPPARTEGASAFVSIMEGCSKYCSYCVVPYTRGEEVSRRFDDVLAEVAGLAAQGVREITLLGQNVNAFRGEMEGGEMADFALLLEYVAEIPGVERIRFVTSHPKEFTQRLIDAYAKIPQLVDHLYLPAQHGADRVLGAMKRGYTALEYKSIIRRIRAVRPNMSISSDFIVGFPGETDADFEAMMKLIDDVGFDTSYSFIFSKRPGTPAANLADDTPHEVKLARLQRLQAAIDANTRKFSAAMVGTVQRILVEGASKKDAGELQGRTENNRVVNFAAGAQFEALVGKMADVRITESFNYTLRGELVASADMIAKAS; encoded by the coding sequence ATGCAGAAAAAAGTATTCATCAAGACCTTCGGCTGCCAGATGAACGAGTACGACTCGGACAAGATGGCCGACGTGCTCGGCGCCTCGGACGGCCTCGTACGCACCGACACGCCGGAGGACGCCGACGTAATCCTCCTGAATACCTGCTCGGTGCGCGAGAAGGCCCAGGAAAAAGTGTTTTCCGACCTCGGGCGCCTGCGTGAACTCAAGCGCGACAAGCCGGGCCTGCTGATCGGCGTGGGCGGCTGCGTCGCCTCGCAGGAGGGCGAGGCGATCGTCAAGCGCGCGCCGTACGTGGACATGGTGTTCGGCCCGCAGACCCTGCACCGCCTGCCGCAGATGATGCGCGAGCGGCGCGCCAGCGGCGCCTCCCAGGTCGACATCAGCTTCCCCGAAATCGAAAAATTCGACCACCTGCCGCCGGCCCGCACCGAAGGCGCCTCGGCCTTCGTATCGATCATGGAAGGCTGCAGCAAGTACTGCAGCTACTGCGTGGTGCCCTACACCCGCGGCGAGGAAGTGTCGCGCCGCTTCGACGACGTGCTGGCCGAGGTGGCCGGCCTGGCCGCGCAGGGCGTGCGCGAGATCACCCTGCTCGGCCAGAACGTCAATGCCTTCCGCGGCGAGATGGAAGGCGGCGAGATGGCCGACTTCGCCCTGCTGCTCGAATACGTGGCCGAAATTCCCGGCGTCGAACGGATCCGCTTCGTCACCAGCCACCCGAAGGAATTCACCCAGCGCCTGATCGACGCCTACGCCAAGATCCCGCAGCTGGTCGACCACCTCTACCTGCCGGCCCAGCATGGCGCCGACAGGGTGCTGGGCGCCATGAAGCGCGGCTACACCGCGCTCGAATACAAGTCCATCATCCGGCGCATCCGCGCGGTGCGCCCGAACATGTCGATCTCGTCGGACTTCATCGTCGGCTTCCCCGGCGAGACCGACGCCGACTTCGAGGCGATGATGAAGCTGATCGACGATGTCGGCTTCGACACCAGCTACAGCTTCATCTTCAGCAAGCGCCCCGGCACGCCGGCCGCGAACCTGGCCGACGACACGCCGCACGAGGTCAAGCTGGCGCGCCTTCAGCGCCTGCAGGCCGCGATCGACGCCAACACCCGCAAATTTTCGGCGGCGATGGTCGGCACCGTGCAGCGCATCCTGGTCGAAGGCGCGTCCAAAAAAGACGCCGGCGAGCTGCAGGGCCGCACCGAGAACAACCGCGTGGTCAACTTCGCCGCCGGCGCGCAGTTCGAAGCCCTGGTGGGCAAGATGGCCGACGTGCGCATCACCGAAAGCTTTAACTACACCTTGCGCGGCGAATTGGTCGCCAGCGCCGACATGATCGCGAAAGCCAGTTGA
- a CDS encoding BPSL0067 family protein, translated as MPYVAMDPRKFNKTAVGNGHCVAYARAAALMPHTGVWRKGKQVQGDNTIAVGTAIATFDENGRYGNKVNGTSHVAIYLGQSPIGIQVLDQWVGQPVHERTINFRLAPREVNDGRNYYVVE; from the coding sequence GTGCCTTATGTCGCAATGGATCCTCGAAAATTCAACAAGACCGCTGTGGGAAACGGCCACTGCGTCGCCTATGCGCGGGCGGCTGCGTTGATGCCGCATACTGGAGTCTGGCGTAAGGGCAAGCAGGTACAAGGTGACAATACTATTGCAGTCGGGACCGCCATAGCAACGTTCGACGAAAATGGGCGTTACGGGAACAAGGTGAACGGAACTTCCCATGTTGCGATCTACCTTGGCCAAAGCCCGATTGGTATTCAAGTCTTGGATCAATGGGTAGGTCAACCAGTACATGAACGAACAATCAATTTCAGACTAGCGCCGCGCGAGGTCAACGATGGTCGAAACTATTATGTGGTTGAGTAA